From the Procambarus clarkii isolate CNS0578487 chromosome 70, FALCON_Pclarkii_2.0, whole genome shotgun sequence genome, one window contains:
- the bisc gene encoding TM2 domain-containing protein biscotti produces the protein MLLKCLMRTPVGRHYNSSIIWALLGLFMAAGVCGEYYTNCSSLLAGQFLCTEANIDPRTQQPRGCTKAGRTKVVCTSAPGIVCTETNNGTFEREIPCRYTNGYSYETALLLSVFLGMFGIDRIYLGYYAVGLAKFCTLGFLFLGQLIDIILIATQTVGPADGSHYVISYYGAGIEVIRMDNMTYRMPQEDWGVVGRGVKDL, from the exons ATGTTACTGAAGTGCCTAATGAGAACTCCAGTTGGAAGGCATTATAATTCTTCCATAATATGGGCATTGCTTGGTCTCTTTATGGCTGCTGGAGTATGTGGAGAGTACTACACCAACTGCTCCTCTCTACTAGCTGGTCAGTTTCTGTGCACAGAAGCTAACATAGATCCACGAACGCAGCAGCCTCGAGGGTGTACCAAAGCTGGGCGTACCAAGGTTGTGTGTACCTCAGCCCCTGGCATTGTTTGTACAGAAACTAATAATGGGACTTTTGAACGTGAAATTCCATGCAG ATACACAAATGGCTATTCTTATGAAACAGCCTTACTCCTTTCGGTATTTCTTGGAATGTTTGGCATAGATCGCATTTACCTTGGCTACTATGCCGTTGGTCTTGCTAAATTTTGTACCCTGGGATTCTTGTTTCTTGGGCAGCTGATTGATATTATTCTTATTGCTACACAAACTGTTGGACCTGCTGATGGCTCACACTATGTCATAAGTTATTATGGGGCTGGCATTGAGGTTATTCGTATGGATAATATGACTTACAGAATGCCACAGGAAGACTGGGGGGTCGTAGGCCGTGGAGTTAAGGATCTCTGA